Genomic segment of Candidatus Binatia bacterium:
GTCGCAGTCCTGGACATGGAAGTGCAAATGGTCGGCCGTTGAGTTGCCAGTATTCCCCACCTCCCCAAGCACGTCGCCGCGACGGAGTTCATCGCATTTGTCGACGGATACGCCTTCAGGCTTCATGTGCCAATATACAGCGATGCTTCGATCCTCGTGCCTCACAAAGACATAGTTTCCCGGATCGCAGGTTGCGAATTTGTTGGGAACTGTGTTCGCGTCGGCCCCCCAGCAGCTAGTATCGTTTTTAGTCGAGGATTCGTTGATCATGATCACCCGTCCGCCGCGGGCCGCGCGGATCGGTGCTCCCTTATTGGCGCCGAAATCCCAAGCAAATCTTTGAAACACAGATAGAGGGTTTGGGTTCAAGATGAGCGTGCCATTCTGGTCTTCGATCATCCTTCCATGGCCAAAGTTCGGGTCGTCGTAGTTCCCTTGTCCGTAGGTCCACCCCTGTAGGCTGTCGAAGGCCTCCGGGTCGTGCGTTGGATACCAAGGTAGTCGATAGTAGGCGTCGTCATTTGCGGCGGCGCATAGTGACAGCAGATCTCGTCGAATGTCCGGAGTTCTGCATGCGTAGCGCGCTGTCTCGCCATTGTTCTCTATGAGGACGTGGGGCCATCGCAGCCCAGAGCGCTTTCGAACGCCTGATCCGAGAAATCCAAAGATCTCGTCCCACATTGGGTCGCATGCCGGGTCGGTCGAAGGGTAGAAGTCGTGATTGCGAAACACAGCAAAGGAATTCCCCTCGTTGATGGTTTGAACTGACGGGAAACTGGAAGACCCGCTTCCTGGCGCCGCAACAAGGTAGCCTTCAGCCCTGGCTGCGGTTGTTACTGCCCCGAATCTCGGATCGACAGTCGTCCCATCCAGGCTGCTGACCCCAAATTGATCAAAATTGACGCTGTCGCCGACGTTAAATGCTACATCCTCAAGTACGAAGCGGGTTTGTGAGTAGTCCAACGTGCAAAAACCTCCGTAGTCTTCGACCCTGGTCGGAAGGTAGATTGTCTGCTTGTCCGTCGGTGCGCCAGCGCATGGATTCGCCAAACTGTTGTTCCACTCTCTTCGCGTGACGGTCAGAGCCATTACGGCCTCACCTGCGGGGACGACCCCCGTGAGCGACGCGCTGCTGCCAGATCCCAGATAGGGGATCGAGTGTTGGGCTTTGGGCTTTGCCAGCTGAGAGAGCGTGGCGCTCACCGAGAGGCAGCTAGTTGTCCCGATGCCCGCGTCATAGGCTGGACATGTTGATTGGACAGGCGTCTGGTTAACGAGCTCAGCTACCGTCTCCACTACGAGCTTTCCAACAAATGTACTCCCCGGTTCCCAATTTTGATAGGCTGAAAGAGGGTAGCTTTCGGATGAGCCAAACGGCCTGATTCGTAAATCGAGGCAGTCGAACGGGTCGGAGCTAATTGGTGCAGGCATCTCGTTTCTCGGCTCGTAAGCCTCCGGTCTGATTTTTGTAGCGACCAAGGCGGCGTCACTGAATCCAAATCCCTCGTAGGAAATTCTTGAACCGGGTCCGAGGTCCGGGCGCTTGCGTGATTTGGAGGACGCCGGGAGGGTCAATACCAGGCCGCTGTCGAGGGTGATGGTGCCGCTCGCCGAGTTTACTTCCTGGATTACGCCATCGCCTTTCTGCTTTGCGCCTACGGATTCGCAGAGTGCTGCCATTTGCTCGCCTGCGGTCGCGGCAGTGTCTTGCGCGACCGCGAGCGCGCTGTCGGCGAGCCGCAGGTAGGCCTTGCCCATCTCAAGGTCGCTCACGTCCTGCAAAGCCCCCGCGATCGGTTCCGCCAGGTCGCGCCGCGCGAAGCGTGGCGCCTTATCGTTCAGCTGACTTCGAATCCTGTAAATCAGTGCGACGGCTCTCTTCATCAAACGGTCGCCGATGCAGGGTTTTCCCAGGGCGAGCGAAGAGTTGGTCTTTTCGAAGAACTTGGAGATTTTCGAAGTCTTTCTTTCGAAAGACTGCAGGAACCCGAGGCTTCCAATTAATTTTACAGCTCGTTCAAGTGCGACATTTGCAGGCTCAAGAAGCGTCCCGGGGGATCGCAGGAGGTCGACATGCGAGCAGCCGAAGAAGGCAGGGGAGGCGCTCTCAGAGGTGCCGCGGCACAAGTCCTCCGGCGTCGAGATTCCGTCGCCGTCTTCATCACAATCGGCGCTCAACAAAGATGTTCCTTCACACCGGTCAAGATTTTCATCGCAGCTAAACTCGGCGCAGGCACCGTTCAAAGTGGCGCATTCGGGCGGGTTCCCGTCAGTGCACCCATCGTCAAGCGAGCAGTATTCGGCCCCGTTGCAGAACAATTCGTCATCGCAGAATTCGTGCTTCGGGAGAAAAGTGCATTCGCCGCTTGCGGGGTCGCAGAGGTCAATGGTGCATGCGATGCCGTCGGAGCAGAGGTCCTCGACGTCAGTGCAAGCGCCGTTGTTGCAGGTCCCGGCGATCGAGCAAGCGGAACCTCCGCAGCTTTGCCCCTGCGGCTCCCAGAGACACTCGTCGCTGCAGCAGTCGCCATTTTCCGAATTGCCGTCGTCGCACTGCTCTGCGGTGTCCAGAATTAAATCGCCGCACGCCGCGCTGGCGCTGAGGGGGGCGAGAAGGGGTACCGCAAGAAAGATGGCGAGAGCAAGCAAGATTCGGAGCATCCGGGTTTTCTCCTTAGCTAGGGGCATAGATTGTCTACCCGAATTGGCGGAGATTGAGAAGCATAAAAAAGCTGGACTGTAGCCGACATCAAGGCCCTTTTTGGCCCAGGCCACTTCTAGCGGTCAACTCCCAAACGCCGATGGGGTTTACGGAATCCGCGAGGAAGGGATTCGCGGGCGGGCGTTCCATCGCGGTGGCGGTCGTGGCCATGAGGGAGATCGCCGCCCCGGCCACCACGCAGACCGCCAGCGAGAGCATTCCCGGGCGCCTCCTGGATTTAAAGTCGCTCACGTCGAGTTCCGTGAGAATCGAATGGTCGTCTTGGAATCCGTCAGCAAAACCACGATCTCCTTGCTCCCTCTTTTCCAGGCCAGGGTTCCGATGCGGTCGCGGGGCTCTGGGTCGTCGCGCAACCATCTTCTGATATCAGGCAATCCCCCGAGGAGTCGAGAGGTCCCATCCCTCGACGATCAATGGGTTCACGGTAGGCACGGGCGGCCGAGATCGCCGCGTCGGGGGTTGGGTTCTGTGTGTCATGCAGATAGACGGTTCTCTTTGTGAACTCGAGAAAGTTCACCATCCGGATCGGTCGGTGGCCCGCGCGGGGCTATGGTTCAGGGGCCAGGAGGAGCTGGGGGCAAGGATGACGAACAAAGAACAGATGTCGCAGGTCAATCCCTACTTTCTCGTCGATGATGTGCCTGCGAGCGCCGCCTACTACCGTGACGTGCTCGGCTTCCACTTCGACAGGTTCTGGGGCGACCCGTCTTCTTTCGTGATGGTGCGACGGGA
This window contains:
- a CDS encoding peptidoglycan DD-metalloendopeptidase family protein: MLRILLALAIFLAVPLLAPLSASAACGDLILDTAEQCDDGNSENGDCCSDECLWEPQGQSCGGSACSIAGTCNNGACTDVEDLCSDGIACTIDLCDPASGECTFLPKHEFCDDELFCNGAEYCSLDDGCTDGNPPECATLNGACAEFSCDENLDRCEGTSLLSADCDEDGDGISTPEDLCRGTSESASPAFFGCSHVDLLRSPGTLLEPANVALERAVKLIGSLGFLQSFERKTSKISKFFEKTNSSLALGKPCIGDRLMKRAVALIYRIRSQLNDKAPRFARRDLAEPIAGALQDVSDLEMGKAYLRLADSALAVAQDTAATAGEQMAALCESVGAKQKGDGVIQEVNSASGTITLDSGLVLTLPASSKSRKRPDLGPGSRISYEGFGFSDAALVATKIRPEAYEPRNEMPAPISSDPFDCLDLRIRPFGSSESYPLSAYQNWEPGSTFVGKLVVETVAELVNQTPVQSTCPAYDAGIGTTSCLSVSATLSQLAKPKAQHSIPYLGSGSSASLTGVVPAGEAVMALTVTRREWNNSLANPCAGAPTDKQTIYLPTRVEDYGGFCTLDYSQTRFVLEDVAFNVGDSVNFDQFGVSSLDGTTVDPRFGAVTTAARAEGYLVAAPGSGSSSFPSVQTINEGNSFAVFRNHDFYPSTDPACDPMWDEIFGFLGSGVRKRSGLRWPHVLIENNGETARYACRTPDIRRDLLSLCAAANDDAYYRLPWYPTHDPEAFDSLQGWTYGQGNYDDPNFGHGRMIEDQNGTLILNPNPLSVFQRFAWDFGANKGAPIRAARGGRVIMINESSTKNDTSCWGADANTVPNKFATCDPGNYVFVRHEDRSIAVYWHMKPEGVSVDKCDELRRGDVLGEVGNTGNSTADHLHFHVQDCDTYPPDCGLSRAVVFNNPAGPCDIPRWLDPDNETPESSNCSSPAAARPCIPQ